A single region of the Longimicrobiaceae bacterium genome encodes:
- a CDS encoding DUF1499 domain-containing protein, which yields MTTYQRHKPGHTDLAALAEERPLSRLAVAAFALALLAGLMVLLAGPGSRWGWWDFRTGFSLLRWGAYLGILAAVVCAVAVVRSWKMNGRWLAVAGLAIAIAAFAVPWSFRRSAAGAPPIHDITTDTRNPPAFVAVAPLRADAPNPVAYEGETVAEQQRRAYPDVQPLLLTAPPSVVFDDALAVARLMGWEIVAADKEQGRIEATAETRWFGFKDDVAIRVTTANGISRVDVRSLSRVGRGDAGANAARIRSYLKRLRDRRPAAVVQQG from the coding sequence ATGACGACCTACCAGCGTCACAAGCCCGGACACACGGACCTCGCGGCGCTCGCGGAGGAGCGCCCGCTCTCCCGCCTCGCCGTTGCCGCCTTCGCGCTGGCGCTCCTGGCCGGCCTGATGGTCCTCCTGGCGGGGCCGGGGAGCCGCTGGGGGTGGTGGGACTTCCGCACCGGGTTCTCCCTGCTCCGCTGGGGCGCGTACCTGGGCATCCTGGCCGCCGTCGTCTGCGCGGTCGCGGTGGTCCGCAGCTGGAAGATGAACGGCCGCTGGCTCGCCGTGGCCGGGCTGGCGATCGCCATCGCGGCCTTCGCGGTGCCGTGGAGCTTCCGCCGGAGCGCCGCGGGCGCGCCGCCGATCCACGACATCACCACCGACACGCGCAACCCGCCGGCCTTCGTCGCCGTGGCGCCGCTACGGGCGGACGCCCCCAACCCGGTGGCGTACGAGGGGGAGACGGTGGCCGAGCAGCAGCGCCGGGCCTACCCGGACGTCCAGCCGCTCCTGCTCACCGCTCCGCCCTCGGTGGTGTTCGACGACGCCCTCGCCGTCGCCCGCCTGATGGGGTGGGAGATCGTCGCCGCGGACAAGGAGCAGGGGCGGATCGAGGCCACGGCGGAGACCCGCTGGTTCGGCTTCAAGGACGACGTGGCGATCCGCGTGACCACGGCCAACGGGATCTCCCGCGTGGACGTGCGCTCCCTCTCGCGCGTGGGGCGAGGGGACGCCGGCGCCAACGCCGCCCGGATCCGCAGCTACCTGAAGCGGCTCCGCGACCGCCGCCCCGCCGCAGTCGTGCAGCAGGGCTGA
- a CDS encoding long-chain fatty acid--CoA ligase — MNVAHNLERSARLFPDAPALVFEGRALSYGEMEERTGRAAHALEALGVRPGDRVALFLPNVPEFAIAYLAAMKAGAVAVSVNALLTTEEVRYVLEDSGARVLFTAPELLDTVALLRGSVESLQHLVLCGDAVPGEATLDGLSAGRPAEYRAREMEPDDPAAILYTSGTTGKQKGATLSHGNVVSNYHATRHCVGSRPGDRHALFLPLFHCFGQNFILNAALASGGTVLLHRRFDPESTPAALRAGGMTHLYAVPTIYIYLLNAGAAPGDLPALRYCFSAAATLPVEVERRWEERFGLPVFEGYGLTETSPFAAYNHEFAHRPGSIGTPVESVEMRVEGPDGREMPDGEWGEICIRGPNVMLGYWNRPEESAQALRGGWFHSGDVGYRDADGFFYLVDRVKDMINAAGFKVWPREVEEVLYAHPAVRECAVVGLPDPVKGETVAAFVVLRLGEGWTETDAVAYCRERMAAYKVPREVRFVETIPKSATGKILKRVLREEGA; from the coding sequence ATGAACGTCGCCCACAACCTGGAGCGCTCCGCCCGCCTCTTCCCCGACGCCCCCGCCCTGGTGTTCGAGGGGCGCGCTCTCTCCTACGGCGAGATGGAGGAGCGGACCGGACGGGCGGCGCACGCGCTGGAGGCGCTCGGCGTCCGTCCCGGCGACCGGGTGGCGCTCTTCCTCCCCAACGTCCCGGAGTTCGCGATCGCCTACCTGGCGGCGATGAAGGCCGGCGCGGTGGCGGTCTCCGTGAACGCGCTGCTCACGACGGAGGAGGTCCGCTACGTCCTGGAGGACAGCGGCGCGCGGGTGCTCTTCACCGCACCGGAGCTGCTGGACACGGTGGCACTCCTGCGCGGAAGTGTGGAATCGCTGCAACACCTGGTGCTCTGCGGGGACGCCGTTCCGGGAGAGGCGACGCTCGACGGCCTTTCGGCGGGCCGGCCGGCGGAGTACCGCGCCCGGGAGATGGAGCCGGACGACCCGGCGGCCATCCTGTACACCTCCGGGACCACGGGGAAGCAGAAGGGCGCCACCCTCTCGCACGGCAACGTGGTCTCCAACTATCACGCCACGCGCCACTGCGTGGGCTCCCGCCCCGGCGACCGGCACGCGCTCTTCCTCCCGCTCTTCCACTGCTTCGGGCAGAACTTCATCCTGAACGCGGCGCTCGCCTCGGGCGGCACCGTGCTCCTGCACCGCCGCTTCGACCCGGAGTCCACGCCGGCGGCGCTCCGGGCGGGGGGTATGACGCACCTGTACGCCGTCCCCACCATCTACATCTACCTGCTGAACGCAGGCGCCGCCCCGGGGGACCTCCCGGCGCTGCGCTACTGCTTCTCCGCCGCGGCCACCCTCCCCGTGGAGGTGGAGCGGCGCTGGGAGGAGCGCTTCGGCCTCCCGGTGTTCGAGGGGTACGGCCTCACCGAGACCTCGCCCTTCGCCGCGTACAACCACGAGTTCGCGCACCGGCCGGGCTCCATCGGGACGCCCGTGGAGAGCGTGGAGATGCGGGTGGAGGGTCCGGACGGGCGCGAGATGCCGGACGGTGAGTGGGGGGAGATCTGCATCCGCGGGCCCAACGTGATGCTGGGGTACTGGAACCGCCCGGAGGAATCGGCCCAGGCGCTGCGCGGCGGGTGGTTCCACTCCGGCGACGTGGGCTACCGCGACGCGGACGGGTTCTTCTACCTGGTGGACCGGGTCAAGGACATGATCAACGCCGCCGGCTTCAAGGTGTGGCCCCGCGAGGTGGAGGAGGTGCTCTATGCGCACCCGGCCGTACGGGAGTGCGCCGTGGTGGGGCTGCCGGACCCGGTCAAGGGCGAGACGGTGGCCGCGTTCGTGGTGCTCCGGCTGGGCGAGGGGTGGACGGAGACGGACGCCGTGGCCTACTGCCGCGAGCGCATGGCGGCGTACAAGGTGCCGCGCGAGGTGCGCTTCGTGGAGACCATCCCCAAGAGCGCCACCGGGAAGATCCTGAAGCGGGTGCTGCGGGAGGAGGGGGCCTGA
- a CDS encoding PEP-CTERM sorting domain-containing protein — protein MIPEPMTMALVGTGLAGIAAARRRRKNTGTEEETEK, from the coding sequence GTGATCCCCGAGCCGATGACGATGGCGCTCGTGGGGACGGGGCTGGCGGGGATCGCGGCCGCACGGCGGCGCCGCAAGAACACCGGCACCGAAGAAGAGACCGAGAAGTAG
- a CDS encoding arsenosugar biosynthesis-associated peroxidase-like protein, protein MHTHYYDAQHLPRFGEIGRDAPELGEKFFAWYNAVFAEGALSEREKSLIALAVAHAVQCPYCIDAYSGDCLQKGADLEQMTEAVHVAAAIRGGASLVHGIQMRGHAEKLGM, encoded by the coding sequence ATGCACACGCACTACTACGACGCGCAGCACCTCCCCCGCTTCGGGGAGATCGGCAGGGACGCCCCGGAGCTGGGGGAGAAGTTCTTCGCCTGGTACAACGCCGTCTTCGCGGAAGGGGCGCTCTCCGAGCGGGAGAAGTCGCTGATCGCGCTGGCGGTCGCCCACGCGGTGCAGTGCCCGTACTGCATCGACGCGTACTCCGGCGACTGCCTGCAGAAGGGGGCCGACCTGGAGCAGATGACCGAGGCGGTGCACGTGGCGGCCGCCATCCGCGGCGGGGCCTCGCTGGTGCACGGCATCCAGATGCGCGGCCACGCCGAGAAGCTGGGGATGTGA
- a CDS encoding DUF86 domain-containing protein, which translates to MYFGPREYLQHILAEADYLLKHSEGLAEEAFLADETLQRAFVRSIEVIGEATKSLPEDFRRQHPEVEWRAMAGMRDRLIHGYFGVDYSIVWGVVTTRIPALQREVERILRQVGGSVP; encoded by the coding sequence ATGTACTTCGGGCCGCGTGAGTACCTGCAGCACATTCTCGCCGAAGCCGACTACCTGCTGAAGCACAGCGAAGGTCTCGCAGAAGAGGCGTTTCTGGCGGACGAAACGCTGCAGCGGGCCTTCGTGCGAAGCATCGAGGTGATCGGGGAGGCCACCAAGAGCCTCCCGGAGGACTTCCGGCGGCAGCATCCCGAGGTGGAGTGGCGGGCCATGGCCGGGATGCGCGACCGCTTGATCCACGGCTACTTCGGCGTGGACTACAGCATCGTCTGGGGGGTCGTCACGACCAGGATCCCGGCCCTCCAGAGGGAAGTCGAGCGCATTCTTCGCCAGGTGGGCGGTTCCGTCCCGTAG
- the arsS gene encoding arsenosugar biosynthesis radical SAM (seleno)protein ArsS (Some members of this family are selenoproteins.) codes for MTRVLPTLQKRRAALASARAQRGALARVPLARGFEEALEGAALFPLRATGIEILQVNVGRKCNQTCLHCHVDAGPDRTEMMPDAVMDRVLEIVEGTDVPVVDVTGGAPELHKRWRELVTRSRAAGKRVLDRCNLTITLLPNYAYLPEFFAEHGVEVVASLPHFRQRNTDAQRGDGVFEQSVEALRRLNAVGYGQEGTGLVLDLVTNPVGTFLPGSQASLERDWRQQLRRLYGIEFNRLYTITNMPISRFLEHLEETGKLEEYMERLVAAFNPAAAAGVMCRNTLSVAWDGTLYDCDFNQMLELPVHPTAPRTVFDFDLAALANREIVLGPHCYGCTAGAGSSCGGATA; via the coding sequence GTGACGCGCGTGCTCCCCACCCTGCAGAAGCGCCGCGCGGCCCTCGCTTCCGCGCGCGCGCAGCGCGGAGCGCTCGCGCGGGTCCCGCTGGCGCGCGGCTTCGAGGAGGCGCTGGAGGGCGCGGCCCTCTTCCCGCTGCGCGCCACCGGGATCGAGATCCTGCAGGTGAACGTGGGGCGCAAGTGCAACCAGACGTGCCTCCACTGCCACGTGGACGCCGGGCCGGACCGCACGGAGATGATGCCGGACGCGGTGATGGACCGGGTGCTGGAGATCGTCGAGGGCACCGACGTCCCCGTGGTGGACGTCACCGGCGGCGCGCCGGAGCTGCACAAGCGGTGGCGGGAGCTGGTGACCCGCTCGCGGGCGGCGGGGAAGCGGGTGCTGGACCGCTGCAACCTCACCATCACGCTGCTCCCCAACTACGCCTACCTCCCGGAGTTCTTCGCGGAGCACGGGGTGGAGGTGGTGGCGTCGCTCCCGCACTTCCGCCAGCGGAACACCGACGCGCAGCGCGGCGACGGGGTGTTCGAGCAGTCGGTGGAGGCGCTGCGGCGCCTGAACGCGGTGGGGTACGGTCAGGAGGGAACCGGGCTGGTGCTGGACCTGGTGACCAACCCGGTGGGGACCTTCCTCCCGGGGAGCCAGGCGTCGCTGGAGCGCGACTGGCGGCAGCAGCTCCGCCGGCTGTACGGGATCGAGTTCAACCGGCTGTACACCATCACCAACATGCCCATCTCCCGCTTCCTGGAGCACCTGGAGGAGACCGGCAAGCTGGAGGAGTACATGGAGCGGCTGGTGGCCGCCTTCAACCCGGCCGCCGCGGCGGGGGTGATGTGCCGCAACACCCTTTCGGTGGCGTGGGACGGGACGCTCTACGACTGCGACTTCAACCAGATGCTGGAGCTCCCGGTGCACCCCACGGCGCCGCGCACCGTCTTCGACTTCGACCTGGCCGCGCTGGCGAACCGGGAGATCGTCCTGGGGCCGCACTGCTACGGCTGCACCGCCGGCGCGGGGTCGAGCTGCGGCGGCGCGACGGCGTAG
- a CDS encoding TVP38/TMEM64 family protein yields MTGLLRTAAEDGRALDAEEPDEPRGRWRRYLILGVFVAGIAAFFALGGHEWLRFETLREHRDELLAYARAHRAAALAGVFLAYVAIVALSVPGAAVASLAVGFLFGRWVGTLLIAAAATLGATLVFLAARHLFADAARRKLGPRAHRLMEGFERDAVSYLLFLRLVPVVPFWLANLVPAFTPVRTRTYVAATAVGILPGTFVFANLGESLGRIQSPDQLLSPQVLTALGLLGLLALLPVAVRKLRTPKPGDVP; encoded by the coding sequence ATGACGGGTCTGCTCCGCACAGCCGCCGAAGACGGGAGGGCCCTCGACGCGGAGGAGCCCGACGAGCCGCGCGGGCGCTGGCGCCGGTACCTGATCCTGGGCGTGTTCGTGGCCGGGATCGCCGCCTTCTTCGCGCTGGGGGGCCACGAATGGCTCCGCTTCGAGACGCTGAGGGAGCACCGCGACGAGCTGCTGGCCTACGCCCGGGCGCACCGCGCCGCCGCGCTGGCGGGGGTGTTCCTGGCGTACGTGGCCATCGTGGCGCTCAGCGTGCCGGGGGCGGCGGTGGCCTCGCTGGCCGTGGGGTTCCTTTTCGGGCGGTGGGTGGGGACGCTGCTGATCGCCGCCGCGGCCACGCTGGGCGCCACCCTGGTCTTCCTGGCGGCGCGCCACCTGTTCGCGGACGCGGCGCGGCGGAAGCTGGGCCCCCGGGCGCATCGCCTGATGGAGGGGTTCGAGCGGGACGCGGTGAGCTACCTCCTCTTCCTGCGCCTGGTCCCCGTCGTCCCCTTCTGGCTCGCCAACCTGGTCCCGGCGTTCACCCCCGTGCGCACCCGCACCTACGTCGCCGCGACCGCCGTGGGGATCCTCCCCGGAACCTTCGTCTTCGCCAACCTCGGCGAATCGCTGGGCCGGATCCAGTCTCCCGACCAGCTCCTTTCCCCGCAGGTCCTGACCGCGCTGGGGCTCCTGGGCCTCCTGGCCCTCCTCCCGGTGGCGGTCCGGAAGCTCCGCACCCCCAAGCCCGGAGACGTGCCATGA
- a CDS encoding molybdenum cofactor biosynthesis protein B → MSSEATDRHHALAAGRGPVPLAIVTVSDSRTPETDTNAEFLRERIRAAGHAVAGYRLIRDEPEQVAAALEEMASGGARVVLFNGGTGIFPRDTTYDVLARMLEKTLPGFGELFRMLSWEQVGAAAMLSRATAGTFRGRVVFSVPGSPAAVRLAWERLIEPELEHLAWELVR, encoded by the coding sequence ATGTCCTCCGAAGCCACCGACCGCCACCACGCCCTCGCCGCCGGCCGCGGCCCCGTCCCCCTCGCCATCGTGACGGTGAGCGACTCGCGCACCCCGGAGACGGACACCAACGCCGAGTTCCTGCGGGAGCGGATCCGGGCGGCGGGGCACGCGGTGGCGGGGTACCGGCTGATCCGCGACGAGCCGGAGCAGGTGGCGGCGGCGCTGGAGGAGATGGCCTCGGGCGGGGCGCGCGTGGTCCTGTTCAACGGCGGGACCGGGATCTTCCCGCGCGACACCACCTACGACGTGCTCGCCCGAATGCTGGAGAAGACGCTCCCCGGCTTCGGGGAGCTGTTCCGGATGCTGAGCTGGGAGCAGGTGGGCGCGGCGGCGATGCTGTCCCGCGCGACGGCGGGGACCTTCCGGGGGCGGGTGGTCTTCTCCGTCCCCGGCTCCCCCGCCGCCGTGCGCCTGGCGTGGGAGCGGCTGATCGAGCCGGAGCTGGAGCACCTGGCCTGGGAGCTCGTGCGCTGA
- a CDS encoding SDR family NAD(P)-dependent oxidoreductase, translating to MDLGLSGSVAVVGGASRGIGKAIAAALAAEGCAVALCARGAEELERAADEVGALNGGRVLPVALDLTEPDAAGELVGRAADAFGGVDVLVNNLGGNRRKPFEETTDRDWHELLELNLLAGLRLSRHAIPRMRERGGGSIVFIASLFGREAGGPGLSLYNASKSAVISAAKVMALELAAEGIRVNSVAPGSIRFPGGSWDRRVREDPEAMERFVARASRWAASGPRRRWRAWWPTWPPPAPA from the coding sequence ATGGACCTTGGGCTGAGTGGTAGCGTAGCGGTCGTCGGCGGGGCGAGCCGCGGCATCGGAAAGGCCATCGCGGCGGCGCTGGCGGCGGAGGGGTGCGCCGTGGCCCTCTGCGCGCGCGGCGCGGAGGAGCTGGAGAGGGCCGCCGACGAGGTCGGGGCGCTGAACGGCGGGCGCGTACTCCCCGTCGCCCTGGACCTGACGGAGCCGGACGCGGCGGGCGAGCTCGTGGGACGCGCGGCCGACGCCTTCGGCGGGGTGGACGTGCTGGTGAACAACCTGGGCGGGAACCGCCGCAAGCCGTTCGAGGAGACGACGGACCGGGACTGGCACGAGCTGCTGGAGCTGAACCTCCTCGCCGGCCTCCGCCTCTCCCGGCACGCCATCCCCCGGATGCGGGAGCGGGGCGGCGGCTCCATCGTGTTCATCGCCTCGCTCTTCGGGCGGGAGGCCGGCGGGCCGGGCCTCTCCCTCTACAACGCGAGCAAGTCCGCCGTGATCAGCGCGGCCAAGGTCATGGCGCTGGAGCTGGCCGCGGAGGGGATCCGGGTCAACAGCGTCGCCCCGGGCTCCATCCGCTTCCCCGGCGGGAGCTGGGACCGGCGCGTCCGGGAGGACCCGGAGGCGATGGAGCGCTTCGTCGCGAGAGCCTCCCGCTGGGCCGCTTCGGGACCGCGGAGGAGGTGGCGAGCCTGGTGGCCTACCTGGCCTCCCCCCGCGCCAGCCTGA
- a CDS encoding nucleotidyltransferase family protein yields the protein MPTPVSTKEQVIERIRSAEERIRALGVRRIALFGSFVRGDPGPDSDVDLLVQFDPERKSFDNFMALFDLMEDILQRRVELVTTEALSPFIGPHILHEAEDVLRAA from the coding sequence ATGCCAACGCCCGTGAGCACCAAGGAGCAGGTGATCGAGCGGATCCGCAGCGCAGAGGAGCGGATCCGTGCGCTCGGCGTCCGGCGAATCGCCCTGTTCGGCTCCTTCGTTCGTGGAGACCCGGGCCCCGACAGCGACGTGGACCTGCTCGTCCAGTTCGATCCCGAACGGAAGAGCTTCGACAACTTCATGGCGCTGTTCGACCTGATGGAGGACATTCTCCAGCGTCGTGTCGAGCTGGTCACGACGGAAGCACTCAGCCCCTTCATCGGCCCCCACATCCTGCACGAGGCGGAGGATGTACTTCGGGCCGCGTGA